TCTCGTCGTCCTGTCTGCGTCCGATCCAAACGCCCCAATGACAAAGGTGGGGCCGGGCACTCTCATCCTCAACGATTCACAAGCCGCCAAAGGAAGCGATTCCGATACCTCACCAAGACTTGTGGCAAGATATTCCGGTCCCGGAAATGGGAACTTCTACTTCGGCAAGCAAGCCACCGTCGTCGACGGCGCGCAGCTGAAGTTCGAGCGCACCTTCACGATCACCCCCGTCAACGATGCTCCAACCATTTCCCTTCGCGTCGACCCGAACACGGGCCGGTCAAGCCAATCAATCACTATCGGCATGGACGGCGGCGCGATCAGCGGATCGTTTAAGACCGCCGAAAACGAATCGCCGTTGCCGCAGGATCGCAAAGCAATTGATTCGCCGATGCCTAAGATCCCCGGCGTGCCGTTCACTCCGCAAGTCGACCAGCGGCTCGGAAGCGGCGGTAATCCGGCTACTAAGATCAGGCTCGAATGGGACGATGGTCGCAGCGTCGCCACAACCGAGTCGGACGCCGCAGGCAAGTTTGAGTTCAAAAATTTGAAAGCCGGCAGCTACCTGTTCGTGATCGTCCGGCCGGATCAAGATCCGCAAATCACGAAAGTGGGGCCGGGCACGGTCGTTCTCCCCGCAAAAAAATATAGCGAGTCGTGGAAAGAGGACGCCATCAAGAGTATCCGGGTAGAAAATAGTTCGTATGCGATCGATCCGGAATCCGGCCGATCGAAACAAACGATCGTCGTCACCGGAGGAACGATCAGCGGCGAGTTGAAGTTCGCCGACAACAACTCACCGATGCCGACGAAACGGGCAACGATCGCTGCTCCGATGCCGGTCGTTCCCGACGCGCCGTCGGGCGTCGTCAATTTCATTCTGAAGAAGGATTTCGAAGGGATCCAACTCGGCGTTCAAGTCCGCGAGCAACCCAAAGGGCTCTTGATCCAGCAGGTCAACGAGGGAAGTCTGGCCCAACAGCTCGGAATACTGCCGAAAGATCTCATTGTCTCCGTCAACGGAGTACCGACGACGACGGTCGAGACTTTACGAACGCAGTTGAACGCGGTCGGCGCGGCCTTGAAATCTCAAAACCAAGGGTTTGCGATCCTCAGCGATTTGGAGACGAAAACGAAAACGGAAACGAAAACGGCCGGTCCGACCCTGATCATTGTCGATCGCGGAGGTCGGATCCTCGGAGTGCGGGCCGCCGGCAACGTCCGCGTCGCGGCAGGCGATATCAACGGCGACGGCATCATCGTTGGGGCGGACGCAGGCGCGGGTCCGGTGGTGTCCAAAGTGACCACGAAGAACTCAAGCAACCCGGAGCCGAATTCTAGGGCTGCCGGACCGAAGCCGGCGAAGCTAGATATTATCGTTATGCCGGTGCAAAATCCCGAGGCTACCGCGCCTGCCGATCCCGCCGCGAAAGTCAACGATCCCAAAGCGGTCGCAGGAGAACCGGCCGGGGCCAAGGCCGATCCCAACGGCGCGTGGCGCTTCAAGCAACTGCCGAACGGCAAGTGGCTGTACTACGGGCTTGATGAAAAGTGGATGGTCAACGAAAACGGCAAGTGGGTTCCTTATCTTCCGACGTCGACAACTGGGGGCGTCGGGCCTTCCAAAACTATAGATCGGATGGGAAATCCTACAGTCAACGTTGCTCTCGAAGCAGCGCC
This genomic interval from Planctomycetia bacterium contains the following:
- a CDS encoding PDZ domain-containing protein, with amino-acid sequence MQSKFLLVRLGCAAIILMSPLFAFAGPDDPIADIHVGLGHDPGSTLVATTKTDADGKFAFMGLQTGKYYLVVLSASDPNAPMTKVGPGTLILNDSQAAKGSDSDTSPRLVARYSGPGNGNFYFGKQATVVDGAQLKFERTFTITPVNDAPTISLRVDPNTGRSSQSITIGMDGGAISGSFKTAENESPLPQDRKAIDSPMPKIPGVPFTPQVDQRLGSGGNPATKIRLEWDDGRSVATTESDAAGKFEFKNLKAGSYLFVIVRPDQDPQITKVGPGTVVLPAKKYSESWKEDAIKSIRVENSSYAIDPESGRSKQTIVVTGGTISGELKFADNNSPMPTKRATIAAPMPVVPDAPSGVVNFILKKDFEGIQLGVQVREQPKGLLIQQVNEGSLAQQLGILPKDLIVSVNGVPTTTVETLRTQLNAVGAALKSQNQGFAILSDLETKTKTETKTAGPTLIIVDRGGRILGVRAAGNVRVAAGDINGDGIIVGADAGAGPVVSKVTTKNSSNPEPNSRAAGPKPAKLDIIVMPVQNPEATAPADPAAKVNDPKAVAGEPAGAKADPNGAWRFKQLPNGKWLYYGLDEKWMVNENGKWVPYLPTSTTGGVGPSKTIDRMGNPTVNVALEAAPKPGGSSQPNGIGNKIGAGFPALSPQGEAPTAAPRKSAAAGAIGGAVRGAFGGKK